The Mariluticola halotolerans nucleotide sequence CAATGAGCGGCGCCGGATCATCGGCAAGGACATGGCGATGATTTTTCAGGAGCCGATTGCCAGTCTCAATCCCTGCTTCACCATCGGTTTCCAGATCGAGGAAGTGCTGGCCGAGCACCTCAAGCTCGACCGGCGCGCGCGGCGCAAACGCGCCATTGAGCTGTTGCATGCGGTGGGGATCGCTGATGGCGAGGAGCGGCTCGATGCCTATCCGCACCAGATGTCCGGCGGCCAGTGCCAGCGGGTGATGATTGCGATTGCGATTGCCTGCGAACCCAAACTGCTGATTGCCGATGAGCCGACCACGGCACTGGATGTGACCATCCAGAAACAGATCCTTGATCTGTTGGTGCAATTGCAGCTCGATACCGGCATGGGGCTGATCATGATCACCCACGATATGGGTGTGGTGGCCGAAACCGCTGACCGGGTGGTGGTGCAATACAAGGGCCGCAAGATGGAAGAGGCCGGGGTGCTGGAATTGTTCGAGAATCCGAAAAGCGGCTATACCCGCGCGCTGTTATCGGCGCTGCCGGAAAATGCCGTGGGTGACCGTTTGCCGGTGGTGGCGGATTTTGTGCCTGAAGACGAAGGAGCCTCCGCATGAGCGAAATCGTTCTCGATGTGCGCAATGTCACCCGTGACTATCATTCCAAGGGGACGATGTTCACCAAGCCGAAGGTCGTGCATGCGGTCAAGGGCGTCAGCTTTACCCTTGAAAAGGGCAAGACGCTGGCGATTGTGGGGGAAAGCGGCTGTGGCAAGTCGACCCTTGCGCGCATTCTGACCATGATCGACGCGCCGACCTCGGGCGAGCTTTATATTGATGGCGACCGCATTGATATCGCCGATCAGGCGGTAACGCCGGCCCTCCGCCGCAAGGTACAGATCATTTTTCAAAACCCCTATGGTTCGCTCAATCCGCGCCAGAAAATCGGTGATGTGCTGACCGAACCGGTTCTGCTCAATACCGATAAATCTGCCGCTGAACGGCGCGACATGGCCATGGCCATGCTGAAAAAAGTCGGCATGCTGCCGGAGCATTACAATCGCTATCCGCATATGTTTTCGGGCGGGCAACGCCAGCGCATCGCCATTGCGCGGGCGCTGATGCTCAACCCCTCGCTATTGGTGCTGGACGAGCCGGTCTCGGCGCTCGATCTCTCCGTGCAGGCGCAAATTCTCAACCTGCTGGCCGATCTGCAGGACGAGTTCGGACTGACCTATGTGTTTGTCAGCCACGATCTGTCGGTGGTCAAATATATCGCGGACGAGGTGATGGTGATGTATTTTGGCGAAGTGGTGGAATATGGCAGCCGCGACGCCGTGTTTGGCAATCCGCAGCACGACTATACCAAAACCCTGTTTGCAGCGACGCCGCGCGCCGACGTTGCCAGCATCAAGACACGGCTTGCGGCCAAGGCGGCGCTGGTCTGAATTG carries:
- a CDS encoding ABC transporter ATP-binding protein, yielding MPLLEIENLTVAFDTSAGLFTALNKVSYSVEKGEVLAIVGESGSGKSVAMLAVMGLLPSTATVTADKISFEGLDLMGMSANERRRIIGKDMAMIFQEPIASLNPCFTIGFQIEEVLAEHLKLDRRARRKRAIELLHAVGIADGEERLDAYPHQMSGGQCQRVMIAIAIACEPKLLIADEPTTALDVTIQKQILDLLVQLQLDTGMGLIMITHDMGVVAETADRVVVQYKGRKMEEAGVLELFENPKSGYTRALLSALPENAVGDRLPVVADFVPEDEGASA
- a CDS encoding dipeptide ABC transporter ATP-binding protein; this encodes MSEIVLDVRNVTRDYHSKGTMFTKPKVVHAVKGVSFTLEKGKTLAIVGESGCGKSTLARILTMIDAPTSGELYIDGDRIDIADQAVTPALRRKVQIIFQNPYGSLNPRQKIGDVLTEPVLLNTDKSAAERRDMAMAMLKKVGMLPEHYNRYPHMFSGGQRQRIAIARALMLNPSLLVLDEPVSALDLSVQAQILNLLADLQDEFGLTYVFVSHDLSVVKYIADEVMVMYFGEVVEYGSRDAVFGNPQHDYTKTLFAATPRADVASIKTRLAAKAALV